A genomic segment from Streptosporangium roseum DSM 43021 encodes:
- a CDS encoding FAD-dependent oxidoreductase, giving the protein MAAVKTALVIGGGIAGPVTALALRAAGIEATVYEAYAITADGVGGQLTIAPNGLAALGIVGADEVVRAIGLPMVRTIMTDGSGKRMGEFPGLAGLPPSRALWRADLYRALHDHALAQGVWTEYGKRLVGVEESPTGITARFADGTTATGDVLVGADGIRSTVRDLIDPAAPGPDHVPLLNFGAVADVTVPARRAATYFSFGKKAFLGYWSQPDGTTAWFGNVPHKEPMSIAQARQTPAAEWLKRLREIFADDVPGRELLQRTSVDQLVVLGSLEIMPKVPHWYRDRMVLVGDSVHAPSSSSGQGASLAMESAIQLARCLRDLPDVASAFAAYEGLRRERVEKVAWRASKTNNSKALGPVAIAMMGLMMPLAMKTFLNPEKTLGAEQRYRIDWQAPVTASLSRPAGSRG; this is encoded by the coding sequence ATGGCAGCAGTCAAGACAGCACTGGTCATCGGCGGCGGAATCGCCGGGCCGGTCACGGCACTGGCGTTACGCGCGGCGGGCATCGAGGCGACCGTCTACGAGGCGTACGCGATCACCGCCGACGGCGTCGGCGGCCAGCTCACGATCGCTCCGAACGGCCTCGCCGCGCTGGGCATCGTCGGCGCGGACGAGGTCGTGCGGGCCATCGGCCTGCCGATGGTCCGCACCATCATGACCGACGGCAGCGGCAAGCGGATGGGGGAGTTCCCCGGCCTGGCCGGCCTGCCCCCCAGCCGGGCCCTGTGGCGCGCGGACCTCTACCGCGCCCTGCACGACCACGCCCTGGCCCAGGGCGTGTGGACCGAGTACGGCAAGCGGCTGGTCGGGGTGGAGGAGTCGCCGACCGGCATCACCGCGCGCTTCGCCGACGGCACCACCGCCACCGGGGACGTGCTCGTCGGTGCCGACGGCATCCGCTCCACGGTCCGCGACCTGATCGACCCGGCCGCGCCCGGTCCGGATCACGTCCCCCTGCTGAACTTCGGCGCCGTGGCCGACGTCACGGTGCCGGCCAGGCGTGCCGCCACTTACTTCTCCTTCGGGAAGAAGGCGTTCCTCGGTTACTGGTCGCAGCCCGACGGCACCACCGCGTGGTTCGGCAACGTCCCGCACAAGGAGCCGATGTCGATCGCCCAGGCCCGTCAGACGCCGGCGGCCGAGTGGCTCAAGCGGCTGCGGGAGATCTTCGCCGACGACGTGCCCGGCCGGGAGCTGCTCCAGCGCACCAGTGTCGACCAGCTGGTCGTGCTGGGGTCGCTGGAGATCATGCCGAAGGTGCCGCACTGGTATCGCGACCGGATGGTGCTGGTGGGCGACTCGGTGCACGCGCCCTCCTCCAGTTCGGGGCAGGGGGCGTCGCTGGCGATGGAGAGCGCGATCCAGCTGGCGCGCTGCCTGCGGGACCTGCCCGATGTGGCGAGCGCGTTCGCCGCCTATGAGGGGCTGCGCCGGGAGCGGGTGGAGAAGGTGGCCTGGCGGGCGTCCAAGACCAACAACAGCAAGGCGCTGGGGCCGGTGGCGATCGCGATGATGGGGTTGATGATGCCGCTGGCGATGAAGACCTTCCTCAATCCGGAGAAGACGCTGGGGGCCGAGCAGCGTTACCGGATCGACTGGCAGGCGCCGGTCACGGCGAGTCTCTCGCGCCCGGCGGGCAGCCGTGGATAG
- a CDS encoding TetR/AcrR family transcriptional regulator, with product MVVFAGQGDARRSMALLWRTGGPGDARPGPKPGLSVDVIVDAAIAVADTEGMAALSMRAVGERLGRTAMALYTYVPSKSELVDLMHDRVLAELPAGYGPPAGWRAGATAWAEDTWAFYLRHPWVLQVSQARPVLGPNEYVMLDTVVGVLRETGLGPGTLRRIVGTLFSFVRGAAQTVAESRQAAAATGVSDEQWWQARSALLGEVAPDFAERFPMVAWLEGEAASSPEDASVPYLEREARKTFEAGLAVLLDGIEAAVGRAGA from the coding sequence GTGGTCGTCTTTGCCGGACAGGGCGATGCGCGCCGTTCGATGGCCCTGCTGTGGCGTACCGGGGGGCCGGGGGACGCGCGGCCGGGACCCAAGCCGGGGCTGAGCGTGGACGTGATCGTGGATGCGGCGATCGCCGTCGCCGACACGGAGGGGATGGCGGCGCTCTCCATGCGCGCGGTGGGCGAGCGGCTCGGGCGCACGGCCATGGCCCTGTACACCTACGTCCCCAGCAAGAGCGAGCTGGTCGACCTGATGCACGACCGGGTCCTGGCCGAGCTGCCCGCCGGCTACGGCCCACCGGCGGGCTGGCGGGCCGGCGCGACGGCCTGGGCCGAGGACACCTGGGCGTTCTACCTGCGGCATCCGTGGGTGCTGCAGGTGTCGCAGGCACGGCCCGTGCTGGGGCCCAACGAGTACGTCATGCTCGACACGGTGGTGGGCGTCCTGCGCGAGACCGGCCTAGGGCCCGGCACGCTGCGGCGCATCGTCGGGACGCTGTTCTCCTTCGTGCGCGGGGCGGCGCAGACGGTCGCGGAGTCGCGGCAGGCCGCGGCGGCGACCGGGGTGTCCGACGAGCAGTGGTGGCAGGCCCGCTCGGCCCTGCTGGGGGAGGTCGCACCCGACTTCGCCGAGCGCTTCCCGATGGTGGCCTGGCTTGAGGGCGAGGCGGCGTCCTCACCCGAGGACGCGAGCGTCCCCTACCTGGAGCGGGAGGCGAGGAAGACCTTCGAGGCCGGGCTCGCCGTCCTGCTGGACGGGATCGAGGCGGCCGTGGGCAGAGCCGGGGCGTGA
- a CDS encoding SDR family NAD(P)-dependent oxidoreductase, translating into MDLGLAGKRVLVTGGTHGIGRETVLAFARAGACVVACNRSPGDAADDLARELKGLGDGHRVVQADVTDTAGVAALADACREALGGLDVVVNNVGVDGRSPFGELTGEKWHRVIETNLTSCFLVTQAALGLLADNGSIVNIGASAGMRGRPESAHYGASKTALIGLSRSLARELGGRGIRVNTVAPGVIVTEPGGGPPPPVADLIRAVTALGRLGTSADVAAAVLFLASDVSRYITGVTLNVDGGI; encoded by the coding sequence GTGGATCTTGGACTGGCCGGCAAACGTGTCCTCGTCACCGGTGGCACTCACGGGATAGGCCGGGAGACCGTGCTCGCGTTCGCCCGGGCCGGGGCCTGCGTCGTGGCCTGCAACCGCAGCCCGGGCGACGCGGCCGACGACCTCGCCCGTGAGCTGAAGGGACTGGGCGACGGCCACCGCGTGGTGCAGGCCGACGTCACCGACACCGCCGGCGTGGCCGCGCTCGCGGACGCCTGCCGGGAGGCTCTCGGCGGGCTCGACGTGGTCGTCAACAACGTCGGCGTCGACGGCCGGTCGCCGTTCGGGGAGCTCACCGGGGAGAAATGGCACCGGGTCATCGAGACGAACCTGACCAGTTGCTTCCTGGTGACCCAGGCCGCGCTCGGGTTACTGGCCGACAACGGCTCGATCGTCAACATCGGAGCTTCGGCCGGCATGCGCGGGCGGCCGGAGAGCGCGCACTACGGCGCCTCCAAGACAGCTCTCATCGGGCTGAGCCGGTCACTGGCCAGGGAGCTCGGAGGCCGCGGCATCCGGGTCAACACGGTGGCGCCCGGCGTGATCGTGACCGAACCCGGAGGCGGGCCGCCGCCCCCGGTCGCCGACCTCATCCGCGCCGTGACCGCGCTCGGCCGCCTGGGCACCAGCGCCGACGTGGCCGCGGCCGTGCTGTTCCTGGCCAGCGACGTGTCCCGGTACATCACCGGTGTCACTCTCAACGTGGACGGAGGCATCTGA
- a CDS encoding helix-turn-helix transcriptional regulator: protein MLETSVRLLRLLSLLQARPDWSGAELADRLEVTTRTVRNDIERLRILGYQVQSTTGTAGGYRLGAGAALPPLLLDDEEAIAVAVSLHAAAGGTVTGIEETSLRALVKLQQMLPSRLRHRIEAVGAATVSVAGRGPTVSAETLATIAAAIRDHEQLRFDYSGHDGTASERAAEPHRLVYTGRRWYLLAWDNDRRDWRTFRADRIRPRTPNGPRFTPRQPPGGDAAVHVMRGVGSKAWKHQARVRLHAPVETLAERLTPAAGLLQSVDEHSCVLETGGDSLHELAAFLGSLDVAFTVIEPPALRNLLRALADRYGAATR, encoded by the coding sequence ATGTTGGAAACCTCGGTCAGGCTGCTGCGCCTGCTGTCGTTGCTGCAGGCACGGCCCGACTGGTCGGGCGCCGAACTGGCCGACCGGCTGGAGGTGACGACCAGAACCGTCCGCAACGACATCGAACGGCTGCGCATCCTGGGCTACCAGGTCCAGTCGACCACGGGGACGGCCGGCGGCTACCGGCTGGGTGCCGGCGCGGCCCTGCCGCCGCTGCTCCTCGACGACGAGGAGGCGATCGCGGTCGCTGTCAGCCTGCACGCCGCCGCCGGCGGCACCGTGACCGGCATCGAGGAGACCTCGCTGCGTGCGCTCGTCAAACTTCAGCAGATGCTGCCCTCGCGGCTGCGCCACCGGATCGAGGCGGTGGGCGCGGCCACGGTCTCGGTGGCCGGGCGCGGCCCCACCGTGAGCGCCGAGACCCTGGCCACGATCGCCGCCGCCATCCGCGATCACGAACAGCTGCGCTTCGACTACAGCGGTCACGACGGGACGGCGAGCGAGCGCGCCGCCGAACCGCACCGCCTCGTCTACACCGGGCGGCGCTGGTACCTGCTGGCCTGGGACAACGATCGCCGTGACTGGCGGACCTTCCGCGCCGACCGCATCCGCCCGCGCACCCCGAACGGTCCCCGCTTCACCCCTCGACAGCCGCCGGGCGGCGACGCCGCCGTACACGTCATGCGCGGGGTCGGCTCGAAGGCCTGGAAGCATCAGGCCCGCGTGCGGCTGCACGCCCCCGTCGAGACGCTCGCCGAGCGGCTCACCCCGGCGGCAGGTCTGCTGCAGAGCGTCGACGAGCACAGCTGCGTCCTGGAGACCGGCGGCGACTCCCTGCACGAACTGGCGGCCTTTCTGGGCAGTCTCGACGTCGCCTTCACCGTCATCGAACCCCCCGCGCTCCGCAATCTCCTGCGCGCTCTCGCCGACCGCTACGGAGCCGCGACCCGATAA
- a CDS encoding LLM class flavin-dependent oxidoreductase, whose translation MEVGIGLPTMIPGIAGRDILVWAQRAEELGFSSLGVLDRLMYDGYESLIALAAAAGATSRIRLATTILIAAYRGDRALLAKQLASLDRLSDGRLVVGVAAGGRPDDYEACGTPYAGRGHRLDDLLGELRRSWDGTAAGPVPGPRWAKDGPPLLVGGHSPAAMRRAAAFGDGWIAGGSSAAGYGELAERVRTAWRAAGRADRPRLVAIAYVALGPGAREQAERYLLDYYSFIGWKAEMAVRGVLTDARLLQEFAAGYRAAGCDELILFPCVPDPAQADLIADAVWR comes from the coding sequence ATGGAGGTTGGGATCGGGCTACCGACGATGATCCCCGGGATCGCCGGCCGGGACATCCTCGTCTGGGCCCAGCGCGCCGAGGAACTCGGGTTCTCCTCCCTCGGCGTGCTCGACCGGCTGATGTACGACGGTTACGAGTCCCTGATCGCGCTCGCTGCCGCGGCCGGCGCGACGAGCCGGATCCGGCTGGCCACGACCATCCTGATCGCCGCGTACCGGGGCGACAGGGCGCTGCTGGCCAAGCAGCTGGCGAGCCTGGACCGGCTCTCCGACGGCCGGCTCGTGGTCGGCGTCGCGGCCGGCGGCCGGCCGGACGACTACGAGGCATGCGGGACGCCGTACGCAGGGCGGGGGCACCGGCTCGACGACCTGCTCGGCGAGCTGCGGCGCTCCTGGGACGGGACGGCCGCCGGTCCGGTCCCCGGCCCGCGCTGGGCGAAGGACGGCCCGCCACTGCTCGTCGGCGGCCACTCCCCCGCGGCCATGCGCCGTGCCGCCGCTTTCGGCGACGGCTGGATCGCCGGAGGCAGCTCGGCCGCGGGCTACGGCGAACTGGCCGAGCGCGTCCGCACGGCCTGGCGCGCCGCAGGGCGCGCCGACCGGCCACGCCTGGTGGCGATCGCCTATGTGGCGCTGGGGCCGGGCGCGCGCGAGCAGGCCGAGCGCTACCTGCTCGACTACTACTCCTTCATCGGCTGGAAGGCCGAGATGGCCGTGCGCGGCGTGCTCACCGACGCGCGGCTGCTCCAGGAGTTCGCCGCCGGTTACCGGGCCGCGGGCTGCGACGAACTGATCCTGTTCCCGTGCGTCCCGGACCCGGCTCAGGCAGACCTGATCGCCGATGCGGTCTGGAGGTGA
- a CDS encoding alpha/beta fold hydrolase codes for MTSVTKAKLHDGSTVEVEVHGAGPTVLLPVNPRPVEGPQAEAMRKWGADPALGRSLIEGLSDAFQVVAFDYEGHVLGAPKPDTLTPANVAADLLAVADAVGADRFAYYGYSWLALSGLQLAIRTDRLSALVMGGFPPIGGPYAEMLRVTTATHEMAVSPQSPPTTPQTSETSEEPDWSSVEVSMSEAQTRQFLTLYQALQGFDDLAAQARISCPRLCFVGSADEIEYGERWGDVHVSMAGPIVSRRAELDALGWDARVLDGLDHTQAMQAAHVLPVMRPWLASAMGVRLPR; via the coding sequence ATGACTTCAGTGACCAAGGCGAAATTGCATGACGGGAGCACTGTCGAAGTGGAGGTCCACGGCGCCGGCCCCACCGTGCTGCTCCCGGTCAACCCGCGCCCGGTAGAGGGACCGCAGGCCGAGGCGATGCGGAAGTGGGGCGCCGACCCGGCCCTGGGCCGTTCCCTCATCGAAGGCCTCAGTGACGCGTTCCAGGTGGTCGCCTTCGACTACGAAGGTCATGTCCTGGGCGCGCCCAAACCAGACACCCTGACGCCCGCCAACGTCGCCGCAGACCTGCTCGCCGTGGCCGACGCGGTGGGGGCCGACCGGTTCGCCTATTACGGATACTCCTGGCTGGCGCTGAGCGGGCTCCAGCTCGCGATCAGGACCGACCGGCTCTCGGCGCTCGTCATGGGGGGCTTCCCGCCGATCGGCGGGCCGTACGCGGAGATGCTGCGCGTGACCACGGCCACCCATGAGATGGCCGTCTCACCTCAGAGTCCCCCTACGACCCCGCAGACCTCGGAGACCTCGGAGGAACCCGACTGGTCGTCGGTGGAGGTTTCCATGTCGGAGGCGCAGACCCGGCAGTTCCTCACGCTTTACCAGGCGCTGCAGGGGTTCGACGACCTGGCCGCCCAGGCGCGGATCAGCTGCCCCCGCCTCTGCTTCGTGGGCTCGGCGGACGAAATAGAGTACGGCGAGCGCTGGGGCGATGTGCACGTGAGCATGGCGGGCCCGATCGTGAGCCGGCGCGCGGAGCTCGACGCTCTCGGCTGGGACGCACGCGTCCTGGATGGGCTTGACCACACCCAGGCCATGCAGGCCGCTCACGTCCTGCCGGTGATGCGTCCGTGGCTCGCCTCCGCGATGGGCGTCCGGCTCCCGCGCTGA
- a CDS encoding alpha/beta fold hydrolase, giving the protein MSTVVSKDGTTLAFDRIGEGPAVILVDGALCHRSSGPNGPLAALLAERFTVYTYDRRGRGDSGDTAPYAVEREVEDIEALIAEAGGSAFVYGISSGAALALEAAERGLAISKLALYEAPFIVDDSRPPVPQDYRAQISDLLAAGRRGDTVKYFMRRAVGLPAVVVAMMRFMPAWAGLTAVAHTLAYDAAVMAGTQSGKSLPAGRWASVTMPTLVAAGGKSPGWMHSAMAAVADALPDARRHTLKGQTHIVKPQALAPVLIDFFAGSGWFSAQGPDRIPAAGLPGAGGQQVSGGRPR; this is encoded by the coding sequence ATGAGCACCGTAGTCTCGAAAGACGGCACCACCCTCGCGTTCGACCGGATCGGTGAAGGGCCGGCGGTCATCCTGGTCGACGGTGCGCTCTGCCACCGGTCCTCCGGACCGAACGGACCGCTGGCCGCGCTGCTGGCGGAGCGGTTCACCGTGTACACCTACGACCGCAGGGGCCGTGGCGACAGCGGTGACACCGCTCCCTACGCTGTCGAGCGTGAGGTCGAGGACATCGAAGCCCTCATCGCGGAGGCCGGTGGATCGGCGTTCGTGTACGGCATCTCCTCCGGTGCGGCCCTCGCGCTCGAGGCGGCCGAGCGCGGTCTGGCCATCAGCAAGCTCGCTCTGTACGAGGCGCCGTTCATCGTCGACGACAGCCGCCCTCCCGTGCCGCAGGACTACCGGGCCCAGATCTCCGATCTGCTCGCGGCCGGCCGGCGGGGCGACACCGTCAAGTACTTCATGCGGAGAGCTGTCGGCCTCCCCGCCGTCGTCGTGGCCATGATGCGGTTCATGCCGGCCTGGGCGGGGCTCACGGCCGTCGCGCACACCCTCGCCTACGACGCCGCCGTCATGGCCGGCACCCAGTCCGGGAAATCCCTGCCTGCCGGCCGGTGGGCCTCCGTCACGATGCCCACGCTTGTGGCGGCCGGCGGGAAGAGCCCCGGGTGGATGCACAGCGCGATGGCGGCCGTCGCCGACGCCCTCCCCGACGCCCGGCGCCACACCCTGAAAGGCCAGACTCACATCGTCAAGCCGCAGGCCCTCGCCCCGGTGCTGATCGACTTCTTCGCCGGCTCCGGGTGGTTCTCCGCGCAGGGGCCGGACCGGATCCCGGCGGCGGGCCTCCCGGGAGCCGGTGGGCAGCAGGTTTCCGGCGGGCGGCCCCGGTAG
- a CDS encoding DinB family protein: MHVSRCELLRWQFDFTWSLFDYHLERLQPADFLWEPAALCWTVRPDATGTWVPDWAETEPDPVPVPTIGWVSWHIGWWWSVTIDHAQGHKPRDRTEITWPGDGTSAVEWLRSLREDWLAMLDRLTDADLDAPAPPFPWPKDSEHTVAHLVAWVNSELMKNVTEIGQLRLLRAASG; the protein is encoded by the coding sequence ATGCATGTATCCCGATGCGAGCTGCTGCGCTGGCAGTTCGACTTCACCTGGTCGCTGTTCGATTACCACCTGGAACGACTGCAACCCGCGGACTTCCTGTGGGAACCCGCCGCTCTTTGCTGGACTGTGCGCCCTGACGCCACGGGAACATGGGTGCCCGACTGGGCGGAGACCGAGCCTGATCCCGTCCCGGTTCCCACCATCGGCTGGGTGAGCTGGCATATCGGTTGGTGGTGGAGCGTGACCATCGATCACGCTCAGGGACACAAGCCTCGGGACAGGACCGAGATCACCTGGCCGGGTGATGGAACGAGTGCCGTCGAGTGGTTGCGCAGCCTCCGTGAAGACTGGTTGGCGATGCTGGATCGCCTTACGGACGCCGACCTGGATGCCCCGGCGCCCCCCTTCCCGTGGCCAAAGGACTCCGAGCACACCGTCGCCCACTTGGTCGCCTGGGTGAATTCCGAGCTGATGAAGAACGTCACTGAGATTGGACAGCTCCGGCTGTTGCGGGCCGCCTCGGGGTGA
- a CDS encoding SchA/CurD-like domain-containing protein — MPFAAITYRVKLGFEDEIAEIFAGFQRVNTPVMRDEEGEQAGRLLGTAVFIKDDVMVRVIHYEGDFRAVAAHMAGQRGVHLIEEKLAPYLAEQRDTSTPGAFGAYFRDAVMRCVSQLSVDTHPVER; from the coding sequence ATGCCCTTTGCTGCCATCACCTACCGGGTCAAGCTCGGGTTCGAGGACGAGATCGCGGAGATCTTCGCCGGATTCCAGCGGGTGAACACCCCTGTCATGCGCGACGAGGAGGGCGAGCAGGCAGGCCGCCTGCTCGGCACGGCCGTCTTCATCAAGGACGACGTGATGGTGCGCGTGATCCACTACGAGGGCGACTTCAGGGCCGTGGCCGCGCACATGGCGGGACAGCGGGGCGTGCACCTGATCGAGGAGAAGCTCGCGCCCTACCTCGCCGAGCAGCGTGACACATCCACACCGGGGGCGTTCGGAGCCTACTTCCGCGACGCGGTCATGCGCTGCGTCTCCCAGCTCTCGGTGGACACCCATCCGGTGGAGCGGTGA
- a CDS encoding TIGR03619 family F420-dependent LLM class oxidoreductase: MKFGISYSTPYHGIDPDKIVAYAQHAEDCGFESLYVPEHIALYPGATVGRFELPPALPYFDPLDCLSFVAAATRRILLGTGVLLLPYHHPVVLAKRLATVDVLSKGRMRLLTAGLGSLPGEARAMGVDFSTRGRRADEAIDVMRLLWAGGEDGVSFDGEFFTFDGLCQFPKPHGATRLPIHIGGSSRAAARRAGRRGDGYFPGGALDPGERAIQMDIARSAAVEAGRDPGTLEYTRSGPIDMTADQVEAFAAQGVTRVVVSATATEPGRQHEEMSAFAQRFALLERLSG, from the coding sequence TTGAAGTTCGGAATCAGCTACAGCACGCCCTACCACGGCATCGACCCCGACAAGATCGTGGCCTACGCCCAGCACGCCGAGGACTGCGGCTTCGAGTCGCTGTATGTGCCCGAGCACATCGCGCTGTATCCCGGTGCGACGGTCGGCCGCTTCGAGCTCCCGCCGGCGCTGCCGTACTTCGATCCGCTCGATTGCCTGAGCTTCGTCGCCGCGGCTACGCGGCGGATCCTGCTGGGGACGGGTGTGCTGCTGCTGCCGTACCACCATCCGGTGGTCCTCGCCAAGCGCCTGGCGACCGTCGACGTCCTGTCCAAGGGGCGGATGCGGTTGCTGACCGCGGGGCTCGGTTCCCTACCTGGTGAGGCCCGGGCGATGGGGGTCGACTTCAGCACCCGCGGCCGTCGTGCCGACGAGGCGATCGACGTGATGCGGCTGCTCTGGGCCGGCGGTGAAGACGGCGTCAGCTTCGACGGGGAGTTCTTCACCTTCGACGGCCTGTGCCAATTTCCAAAGCCGCACGGGGCGACCCGCCTGCCGATCCACATCGGTGGATCGAGCCGGGCGGCTGCACGCCGCGCCGGCCGGCGCGGCGACGGCTACTTCCCTGGCGGCGCGCTCGATCCGGGCGAACGCGCCATCCAGATGGACATCGCCCGGTCGGCCGCCGTCGAAGCCGGCCGTGACCCGGGAACTCTGGAGTACACGCGATCGGGGCCGATCGACATGACCGCCGACCAGGTCGAGGCGTTCGCCGCGCAAGGTGTGACCCGCGTCGTCGTGAGCGCCACCGCCACCGAACCCGGTCGGCAACACGAGGAGATGTCCGCGTTCGCCCAGCGGTTCGCCCTCCTCGAACGCCTCTCCGGCTAA
- a CDS encoding DUF6461 domain-containing protein → MIATAADYVWFHEGFPSLWEAYCFTLVEGLRPEDVVARLDARTEEVVTQVGDWMDNVPSRMNFDDLNSAASCGPGPYGTWGDHFFGAVAVEGWCLVVEPNGFMGVTREIIKPLSAGTRLVSHFRNVNAVKRFCCVEDGEIRLTFEPPFASDRYGSDPDGAVDAMRRAGFDLEDNDGPEKLVATDDVAARTGAVFALAENLTGVKLTAQLLVESTYLCAVAPRTG, encoded by the coding sequence GTGATCGCGACGGCAGCTGACTACGTCTGGTTCCATGAGGGATTTCCGAGCTTGTGGGAGGCGTACTGCTTCACCTTGGTTGAGGGCTTGCGTCCCGAGGACGTCGTGGCGCGACTGGATGCCCGGACTGAGGAGGTTGTGACGCAAGTCGGCGACTGGATGGACAACGTTCCTTCTCGCATGAACTTTGACGATCTGAACAGCGCCGCTTCCTGTGGTCCAGGTCCCTACGGCACCTGGGGTGACCACTTCTTCGGAGCCGTGGCGGTCGAAGGCTGGTGCCTCGTCGTCGAGCCCAACGGCTTTATGGGAGTAACCCGGGAAATCATCAAGCCGTTGTCGGCCGGCACGCGGCTGGTGTCTCACTTCCGCAACGTCAACGCGGTCAAGCGCTTCTGCTGCGTGGAGGACGGCGAGATACGCCTTACGTTCGAGCCCCCCTTCGCTTCCGATCGGTATGGCAGCGATCCCGACGGAGCGGTGGATGCCATGCGGCGGGCGGGGTTTGATCTGGAGGACAACGACGGACCAGAGAAGCTCGTCGCCACTGACGACGTAGCGGCTCGTACTGGGGCCGTCTTCGCACTGGCCGAGAATCTGACCGGGGTCAAGTTGACAGCGCAACTGCTGGTGGAATCGACCTATCTGTGCGCGGTCGCGCCGCGCACCGGCTGA
- a CDS encoding antibiotic biosynthesis monooxygenase family protein, whose product MSGSVSGSSSEASSGSSVFRVLLRMQIHSGMEQEFEQTWFQVGQAVTDHPANLGQWLARSQEEEGVYYIVSDWADEQRFREFEHSQGHLAHRTRLHPFRSGGTMTTMQVVYAMTGTGTDPR is encoded by the coding sequence ATGTCCGGGTCGGTGTCCGGGTCGTCGTCTGAGGCGTCGTCCGGGTCGTCGGTGTTCCGGGTGCTGCTGCGGATGCAGATCCACTCCGGGATGGAGCAGGAGTTCGAACAGACCTGGTTCCAGGTCGGCCAGGCGGTCACCGACCATCCGGCCAACCTGGGCCAGTGGCTGGCCAGGAGCCAGGAAGAAGAAGGGGTCTACTACATCGTCAGCGACTGGGCCGACGAGCAGCGCTTCCGGGAGTTCGAACACAGCCAGGGCCACCTGGCCCACCGCACCAGACTGCATCCGTTCCGCTCAGGCGGAACGATGACCACGATGCAGGTGGTCTACGCGATGACCGGCACCGGAACGGATCCCCGATGA
- a CDS encoding DUF1772 domain-containing protein, whose amino-acid sequence MMHVLSVLALLGSGTVAGVLFAVALSTVPALAAMSPDRYVYTHTLLGRNWDPTMPIIVLGTTLLDIVLAVQASAPAARSLIIGAAVCLAGVSVVSHLRNVPINKRVHRTDPDAIPPGWQDPRPLWRRWHLLRTALAMVALAANSIAVTLLF is encoded by the coding sequence ATGATGCATGTGCTCAGCGTGCTGGCCCTGCTCGGCAGCGGAACGGTGGCCGGCGTGCTGTTCGCGGTGGCTCTCAGCACGGTACCGGCCCTGGCCGCGATGTCGCCGGACCGCTATGTCTACACGCACACGCTGCTGGGCAGGAACTGGGATCCCACCATGCCGATCATCGTGCTGGGCACGACGCTGCTGGACATCGTGCTCGCCGTACAGGCGTCCGCGCCGGCGGCCCGCTCACTGATCATCGGCGCGGCCGTATGTCTGGCGGGGGTCTCGGTGGTCTCCCACCTGCGCAACGTGCCGATCAACAAGCGGGTGCACCGCACCGATCCCGACGCCATCCCGCCCGGCTGGCAGGATCCGCGCCCGCTGTGGCGGCGCTGGCACCTGCTGCGCACCGCGCTCGCGATGGTGGCGCTCGCCGCCAACAGCATCGCCGTCACCCTGCTCTTCTGA
- a CDS encoding VOC family protein — protein MLRGLTTVSFWAADLAAAKQWYTELLGIAPYFERPGYAEFRLGDYQHELGLIDSRYAPDGSVAGPAGAIVYWHVDDVTAAFEKLLSMGAKEHQAPIERGEGFVTASVTDPFGNILGVMYNRHYLEVLESAGTA, from the coding sequence ATGTTGCGAGGACTCACCACCGTCAGTTTCTGGGCGGCCGATCTGGCGGCGGCGAAGCAGTGGTACACCGAACTGCTGGGCATCGCCCCCTACTTCGAACGGCCGGGTTATGCCGAGTTCCGTCTTGGCGACTACCAGCACGAACTGGGCCTGATCGACAGCCGCTACGCGCCCGACGGCTCAGTGGCCGGCCCGGCCGGCGCCATCGTGTACTGGCATGTCGACGACGTGACAGCGGCCTTCGAGAAGCTGCTGTCCATGGGGGCCAAGGAGCACCAGGCCCCCATTGAGCGCGGCGAGGGGTTCGTCACCGCCTCCGTGACCGACCCGTTCGGGAACATCCTGGGCGTCATGTACAACCGGCACTACCTGGAGGTTCTGGAGTCGGCCGGAACGGCGTGA